In one window of Helianthus annuus cultivar XRQ/B chromosome 17, HanXRQr2.0-SUNRISE, whole genome shotgun sequence DNA:
- the LOC110924843 gene encoding uncharacterized protein LOC110924843 has translation MTNPDPNASTSQTLISKLDVGDPLYLHPNDSSALTSVSVKLKGTENYSVWSTSMKLALEAKNKFGFVNGKCERSTEDQVLASQWDRCNFVVLTWLLNSVSEELFLGQVFSTLASEVWEDLKETYDKIDGSVVYDLYKKINCISQNGSTVADYYNRLTTMWKQFHAMLKLSTCSCKPARDYNDFSMLIKLMQFFMGLGDVYQPVRTNMLTREVFPSVKVAFSVVSREESHRMSSSGSKGQNVSFVSKSNQSFESKKKAPNQRGPNPSLKCTQYNMIGHTVDRCFELIGYPPNFKRRSNTISGKTTLTGKSNATVGSSASTSTSGLPFTSEQIAKLLSLVGEKSANVSTSDVESTSVGGESYTVNNCVSCSSSMFFGGVFSWIVDSGASQYMVNSDKDMFNIVDVSEFDLKDSKSRKILVTGSQDSGLYFVGKDGNSVNVCYNSFVKSSLWHSKLGHPSDQVLTVLKESFDVKSIEHGPCDVCHRAKQVRVPFPLSEHKTKAVGELIYLDLWGPYKFEKKIKIIRSDNGTDFVNNQMGLFCKNKVPTVPDDEEGTIGAQDHYSNDQQPVSPTTSATAQNVENDQPESGQLGSSNSGNNGGAEVTVGSHDETNLSEG, from the exons ATGACTAATCCTGATCCAAATGCTAGTACATCTCAGACTTTGATAAGTAAGTTAGATGTTGGAGATCCATTGTATCTTCATCCTAATGATTCTAGTGCTTTGACTAGTGTTAGTGTTAAGTTAAAGGGTACTGAAAATTATTCTGTATGGTCTACTTCTATGAAATTGGCTTTAGAAGCCAAGAATAAATTTGGTTTTGTTAATGGAAAATGTGAAAGGTCCACTGAGGATCAAGTGCTTGCTAGTCAGTGGGATAGGTGTAACTTTGTGGTGTTAACTTGGCTTTTGAATTCTGTATCTGAAGAATTGTTTTTAGGTCAAGTTTTTTCTACACTTGCTTCAGAGGTTTGGGAGGATTTAAAAGAAACCTATGACAAGATAGATGGTTCTGTGGTTtatgatttatataaaaaaataaattgtaTCTCTCAAAATGGTTCAACTGTGGCTGACTATTATAATAGACTAACCACTATGTGGAAACAGTTTCATGCTATGCTCAAACTGTCCACATGTTCTTGTAAGCCAGCTAGAGACTATAATGATTTTTCAATGTTAATCAAGTTAATGCAGTTTTTTATGGGATTAGGTGATGTTTATCAACCAGTAAGAACAAATATGTTAACCAGAGAAGTATTTCCATCTGTCAAGGTTGCTTTTTCTGTGGTTTCTAGGGAGGAATCACATAGGATGTCTAGTAGTGGGTCAAAAGGTCAGAATGTATCTTTTGTGTCTAAGTCAAATCAGTCTTTTGAGTCTAAAAAGAAAGCACCTAATCAAAGAGGACCTAATCCTAGTTTAAAATGTACACAGTACAATATGATAGGTCACACTGTTGATAGATGTTTTGAGTTAATTGGTTATCCTCCAAATTTTAAAAGAAGATCTAATACTATATCTGGTAAAACTACATTAACTGGTAAGTCAAATGCTACTGTTGGGTCTTCTGCTAGTACGTCTACTTCTGGTTTGCCTTTTACATCTGAGCAGATAGCAAAGTTGTTAAGTTTAGTTGGTGAAAAATCTGCTAATGTGTCTACTTCTGATGTGGAATCAACAAGTGTAGGAGGTGAGTCCTATACTGTTAATAATTGTGTTAGTTGTTCTAGTTCTATGTTCTTTGGAGGTGTTTTTAGTTGGATTGTTGACTCTGGGGCAAGTCAATACATGGTGAATAGTGATAAAGACATGTTTAATATAGTTGATGTTTCTGAATTTGATCTTAAA GATTCCAAATCAAGGAAAATCCTAGTGACTGGTAGTCAAGATAGTGGTCTATATTTTGTAGGTAAAGATGGTAATTCTGTGAATGTTTGCTATAATAGCTTTGTTAAATCTAGTTTGTGGCATAGCAAATTAGGTCATCCATCTGATCAAGTTCTAACTGTGTTAAAAGAGAGTTTTGATGTTAAAAGTATTGAACATGGACCTTGTGATGTTTGCCATAGGGCTAAACAAGTTAGGGTTCCTTTTCCTCTAAGTGAGCATAAAACAAAAGCTGTAGGAGAGCTAATTTATCTAGATTTATGGGGTCCATACAAA TTTGagaaaaagataaaaattattagaagtgataatggaaccGACTTTGTAAATAATCAAATGGGTctgttttgtaaaaacaaag TTCCAACAGTTCCcgatgatgaagagggtacaattgGTGCTCAAGATCACTACAGTAATGATCAGCAGCCAGTGTCACCCACTACATCTGCCACTGCCCAAAATGTTGAGAATGATCAACCTGAAAGTGGGCAGTTAGGTAGTAGTAACTCGGGTAACAATGGCGGGGCAGAGGTCACTGTAGGATCACATGATGAGACCAACCTATCTGAGGGATAG